The window AATGTGTCTTTGCAAATCGAGACCATGGTTGACTATAAAAAAATGGCAGATGCGCAGGCAATCGGAGTGTTTTCAGGAAATCTCAGGGAATTGTTATTAGCCGCGCCTTTGGGTCGGAAGCGTGTCCTGGCGATTGATCCGGGTTTTAGAACCGGCTGCAAAGTGGTCTGTCTGGATGCACAGGGAAAACTTTTGTTCAATTGCACGATTTTTCCGACCACAGGATCTGAGAAACAAAAGGAAGCCGGCAAGGTGATTACAGAGGTATGTAAAAAATATAAAATAGAGGCCATCGCAGTGGGGAATGGTACTGCCGGCCGCGAGACGGAAGCTTTTTTGCGAGCACTGGGATTGTCCATGCCGATTCTCATGGTGAATGAGAGCGGCGCCTCGATTTATTCAGCCTCGGAGGTTGCCAGAGAAGAGATGCCGGACCAGGATATTACGGTACGAGGTTCGGTTTCAATTGGGAGACGCCTGATTGACCCTTTGGCGGAATTGGTGAAAATTGATCCGAAATCAATCGGGGTGGGTCAATATCAGCATGATGTGAATCAAAAGGAATTAAAACAAAGCCTGGATGATGTTGTGCTCAGTTGTGTGAATGCAGTGGGTGTTGATGTCAATACTGCCAGCAAACAAATCCTGACCTATATTTCCGGATTGGGACCGAAGTTGGCAATTAATTTAGTCGAGTATCGCAATACGCATGGTGAGTTTGCATCCAGAAAAGAATTTAAAAAGATTCCGAAGTTAGGGGATAAAGCATTTGAACAAGCTGCCGGGTTTTTGAGAATATCCAATGCCGGTAATCCCCTGGACCGTACTGCGGTGCATCCGGAGCGGTACAAGCTGGTCGCGAAAATGGCAGCGGATCTGGGCTGTCAGGTTGAGGATTTGATTTCCGAAAAAGAATTGCGCGTCAAAATTGATTTGCAGCAGTATAGTTCAGAAGCAGTGGGATTACCCACTTTGAATGATATTATGGCGGAATTGGAAAAACCAGGCCGTGATCCGCGAAAAAAATTCGAAATTTTTTCATTTGCTGAGGGTATTCATAAACCGGCTGATTTGGAACCGGATATGATCTTGCCCGGATTGATCACCAATGTCGCTGATTTTGGCGCATTTGTCGATGTGGGTGTCCATCAGGATGGACTGGTGCATATCAGCCAACTATGTGATCATTTTATTAAAGATCCGAAAGAGTATGTGAAAGTACAGCAACAGGTCAAGGTGAAAGTTCTGGAAGTTGACCTGCAGCGAGGACGAATATCCTTGACCATGAAGGGTTTGCCACAAATTGAAGGGAGCTAGTTCCAGAGGACAAGTTTTAGAATTAGTGCCAGCCACTTTTGGTAAAATAAATACACCTTAAATCAGATTATAAGTCGCGAAAAATTAACTAAAAATCAATAAATACAGATAATAGTTATACTTTTTGTTATTTTTTGACACTTTTTTGTTGAAAAGTTGATATTTTTAGTAGAAAAACAGTAATTAAAATAAATAAAAAAATGAAAGAAAAGATGTATTTATTGGTCATATAGAGTATGCAGATCACGAATGCTTAAAAAAAATTGTTAAAAATACAGAATATGATATATTCATAACAACTATTGTTTAGAGTATTCAATTGTTGTAGAAAAAATGTTCAGATTTCCGAACAGAAGCTGATACATGGCTTGAAAAACAATAGCATTATGCTATAATTTGGCACTTTTTACGGAGGAATGGGGTATATGGATAAGCAGTCAGTTATTAAGCAGGTCAATCATATTTTGATTGAAGATTTTGAGCTTGAGCCGAATTCGATTAAACCGGAAGCGAATCTGCGTGATGAATTGGGTCTGGACAGTCTTGATGGGGTTGACCTGGTGGTGGCACTGGAGAAAACGTTTCAAGTTAAGATTGATGAGATTGAAGCCAGAGAGATCGATACGGTAGAAAAAATCTACGCTCAAATTATTAAAAAAACTCAGAACTAATATATATGAAACAAACCCGGAACCAGTGGATGCAGCGGCAGCGGGGAACAGCACTGGGGCATTGGATTTTTTATAGTTTATTGAAAATTGTGGGCCGTGATTTTGCCGGAGTATTGCTCTACCCGGTTGCTTTCTATTTCACCTTCACTTCCTCAGCGGCCGTTCGTGCCTCGCAAAACTATTTAAACAAAGCTGCCGCCTTTTGGCAATGGCAGTCGGTACCCGGTGTTTTCGGACACTTTTTGGAATTTTCCCGGACATTGCTGGACCGGGCAGCGGTTTTTATGCAGACCGGCGGGACCTTTACATTTGAGTTTATCGGTGAGTCGTATATTCGTGAGGCCGTTGCCCGTGGCAAGGGAGTCTTGCTGGTCTCAGCCCACGCCGGGAATTGGGAGATTGCGGGGAATTGTTTACAAAAACGGCTTGATGTTCCGGTGCAGATTGCTATGTTCATGCACGGCAAAGATGCCCATTCGGTTCATTTGCCCAAAAGCAGCAGCGGCAAGCTGGGGATCATTAATCTTTCGGATGATGAGATGGCCGGGGTGGAGATGCTCCGGGCGTTGCGGCGCGGCGAGATTGTTGCCATGCATGGAGACCGGTTTTTTCCCAAGTCGCGGGTGCGCCGGGAAATATTTCTCGGGCATCCGGCAACTTTTCCGGAAGGCCCCTTTCAGCTGGCAGCGATTTCACAGGCTGCGTTGGTGGTTTGTTTTGCGATGAGAACCGGGCGGCGTCGTTATCAACTGGTTGCCGAACCGGCGGTGATAAAAAATCCGGCTGAAACCCGTGCAGGGTTTGTGAGTCAGGCCATGACGGTTTATGTGTGTGCTTTGGAGAAAATTATAAAGGCGTATCCAATGCAATGGTTTAATTGGTACGATTTTTGGAAACAGTAAAGAGGTGTTTACATGTATACCAAGTGGATGTCGGATTTTTCTAATGATGAAATTATGGCGGTTGCCAAAAAACCCGGTGCGTTGCTGACACTTGAACTCGAATTGACGCGAGCTTGTAATCTGGTTTGCAAGTACTGTTATGCCAGTTCAGGTCAATCGCTAAGCGGCGAATTGACCTATGCGGAATTGATCAAAGTGGTGGCTGAGGCGGAGGAACTGGGTGCGCGCCGGATTGTTATACTGGGCGGCGGGGAACCGCTGATCTATCCGCAGCTGCGTACGTTGATTGCCCATATCCGCAATACCGGGTTGGGTGTTGACCTTTTTACCAACGGGACACTACTGAATCGCGATTGGGCTGAGTTTCTTTTTTCCATGCAGGTTGCGGTCAATGTCAAATATAACAGCTTTGCACCAGCAACCCAGGATTATCTAGCCGGCCGGCCCGGCACCTATGCCGCGATTCAAGAAGCACTTTCCCATCTGCATCAGGCAGGGTATCCGGATAAGGAGCATCCGCTGGGAATTGAGACGATTATTTGTGCACAGAATGTAGATGAAATTCCTGAAATTTGGCAATGGGCCAGAAACCATCAGTATATTCCTTATATCGAAATGATGACACCTCAGGGCCGGCTAAGAGATTTTCCTAATCTCAATGTGCCATTGGAAAGAGTCCAACAGGTTTTCTTGGAAGTTCAAAAAATGGATAAAGAGCAGTTCGGGCATGAGTGGCCGATCACACCGGCTTTGCTGGGTGAGACCTGTCAGCGTCATCTGTATTCCTGCACGGTTGATTCTTTGGGTAATATCAGCCCCTGCCCGGGCGTGGATATCAAGGTGGGTAATGTCCGGGAGCAGTCTTTGGGCACCATCTTGAAAAACAGCCCGGTAATCAGCGATTTACGCAATATTCGCGAGACCATCAAGGGTGAATGCAAAACCTGTGAACATCATGCCATCTGTTATGGCTGCCGTGGTGCAGCGTATCAGTTGACTGGGGATTATCTGGCCACCGATTCGCTGTGTTGGAAAGTCACCAACAAAGTTGGAGACTTAAATACTTAAAACAGGGATTCCAATATGAGTTTGGAAGATTTTTTGCCCCACAAAAAACCGGCTGTTCTGATTTCGAAAATTGAGAGTATGGAAGACCGGGCGTGCGTTGTTTGTATGGACCCACCCGGTCCGGAGGCATCTCCTTTTTTATTGATTGAGGCAGCTGCCCAGGCAGTGGCAGCCATGTTGGGGAAATCTGAGCATGATAAAAAGCGTCCGCCGACAGAGGGCTATTTAGTGGCGGTGCGTAAGATGCGGTTTTTACATGATCTGGATCCGGCAAGGGATGTGCGCGTGGCTATCACTCAGGCGAGAAATCTTGATCCGTTTTTTTTATATGCAGCACGTATCACACAGGGAGACCGGGATGTGGCCCGGGGAACGATCACTCTCTATAAAAGGGAGGTGTGACATGATGCGGCGCCGATTAAATCCTGCTGCGCTTTCCAAGCTCAGTCATGTTATCACGCTGGATGTACGGTTTTCTGAGGTTGATTCTTTGGGCATGGTCTGGCACGGTAATTATATTCATTATTTTGAAGTAGCGCGTGAGGCCTTCGGAAAAAAATATGGGTTGGATTATACCAGCCTTATCAATGCCAAGCTGGTTGTACCGGTGGTGGAAGCCCAGGTTTTTTACCATTCACCCGGCAGGTTGGATGATCGCCTGGAGATCACGGCCTATTTTATCTATCATGAATCATCCAAATTGGAAATGTATTACGAGATTTGCCGTGCTTCGGACCGGATATTTCTGGCAGAAGGCAGAACCC is drawn from bacterium and contains these coding sequences:
- a CDS encoding RNA-binding transcriptional accessory protein; its protein translation is MDQIQLELKITPQQIRVTLGLLDEGSTVPFIARYRKEATGDLDEVAITAIRDRFHQLVELEKRREAILKSIVDQKKNTPELEKKINTAVTLAVLEDLYLPYKPKRKTRAGSAKEKGLEPLAEIILKQDNSDIHQLAKTYVDEDKDVATPEDALAGARDIIAERINEDAEIRGQLRKLFVHQGKLSAHVIKGKEAAGIKYRDYYAWEELLIKMPSHRFLAIRRGRDEGFLVVKIIGVEAAALTSIRRRYLKNSQSASGEQMEQALVDGYQRLLNVSLQIETMVDYKKMADAQAIGVFSGNLRELLLAAPLGRKRVLAIDPGFRTGCKVVCLDAQGKLLFNCTIFPTTGSEKQKEAGKVITEVCKKYKIEAIAVGNGTAGRETEAFLRALGLSMPILMVNESGASIYSASEVAREEMPDQDITVRGSVSIGRRLIDPLAELVKIDPKSIGVGQYQHDVNQKELKQSLDDVVLSCVNAVGVDVNTASKQILTYISGLGPKLAINLVEYRNTHGEFASRKEFKKIPKLGDKAFEQAAGFLRISNAGNPLDRTAVHPERYKLVAKMAADLGCQVEDLISEKELRVKIDLQQYSSEAVGLPTLNDIMAELEKPGRDPRKKFEIFSFAEGIHKPADLEPDMILPGLITNVADFGAFVDVGVHQDGLVHISQLCDHFIKDPKEYVKVQQQVKVKVLEVDLQRGRISLTMKGLPQIEGS
- a CDS encoding acyl carrier protein, which codes for MDKQSVIKQVNHILIEDFELEPNSIKPEANLRDELGLDSLDGVDLVVALEKTFQVKIDEIEAREIDTVEKIYAQIIKKTQN
- a CDS encoding radical SAM protein; amino-acid sequence: MYTKWMSDFSNDEIMAVAKKPGALLTLELELTRACNLVCKYCYASSGQSLSGELTYAELIKVVAEAEELGARRIVILGGGEPLIYPQLRTLIAHIRNTGLGVDLFTNGTLLNRDWAEFLFSMQVAVNVKYNSFAPATQDYLAGRPGTYAAIQEALSHLHQAGYPDKEHPLGIETIICAQNVDEIPEIWQWARNHQYIPYIEMMTPQGRLRDFPNLNVPLERVQQVFLEVQKMDKEQFGHEWPITPALLGETCQRHLYSCTVDSLGNISPCPGVDIKVGNVREQSLGTILKNSPVISDLRNIRETIKGECKTCEHHAICYGCRGAAYQLTGDYLATDSLCWKVTNKVGDLNT
- a CDS encoding acyl-CoA thioesterase, with the translated sequence MMRRRLNPAALSKLSHVITLDVRFSEVDSLGMVWHGNYIHYFEVAREAFGKKYGLDYTSLINAKLVVPVVEAQVFYHSPGRLDDRLEITAYFIYHESSKLEMYYEICRASDRIFLAEGRTLQVCTTPRGELLITKPALLRTFYDKWGPDFK